The following coding sequences are from one Geothrix sp. window:
- a CDS encoding AtaL-like protein, protein MPTHRVSSPVDASPDTVWAVLLDKMEHPQRYIEDALDAEILDRDDGSVVRQLVLPGGVSFCEHIASDAAARTITFTLLDHPVYEGTVVNLLQVSPAGGVELVFELDWRVRLGCEDIRDPEELPGLIRSSVMHTRRIAEALENRG, encoded by the coding sequence ATGCCCACCCATCGTGTCAGCAGCCCCGTGGATGCCTCCCCGGACACGGTCTGGGCGGTGCTGCTCGACAAGATGGAACATCCCCAGCGCTACATCGAGGACGCCCTGGACGCGGAGATCCTGGACCGGGACGATGGTTCCGTGGTCCGCCAGCTGGTGCTGCCGGGGGGCGTCTCCTTCTGCGAGCACATCGCCTCCGACGCCGCGGCGCGCACCATCACCTTCACCCTGCTGGACCACCCGGTCTACGAAGGAACGGTCGTCAACCTGCTCCAGGTGAGCCCGGCGGGTGGCGTCGAGCTGGTCTTCGAGCTCGACTGGCGGGTGCGCCTCGGGTGCGAGGACATCCGGGATCCCGAGGAGCTGCCGGGATTGATCCGCAGCTCGGTGATGCACACCAGGCGCATCGCCGAGGCTCTGGAGAATCGCGGCTAG
- a CDS encoding Hsp20/alpha crystallin family protein: protein MSILRTRTPQAVPATAASLEPFRLMRDFLRWDPLLDYGPGAPTAFMPSFDVKEIPDAYQFRADLPGILEADLEISLEGSRLTVAGKREEEAPKEGERIHLSERSHGRFSRTFTLPEDVEGEKVVAELRNGVLTLMVPKRPEVRPRKINVSLG from the coding sequence ATGAGCATCCTGCGAACCCGCACCCCCCAGGCCGTTCCGGCCACGGCCGCGTCCCTGGAGCCCTTCCGTCTCATGCGCGACTTCCTGCGCTGGGACCCGCTCCTGGACTACGGACCGGGCGCCCCCACCGCCTTCATGCCCAGCTTCGACGTGAAGGAAATCCCGGACGCCTACCAGTTCAGGGCGGACCTGCCCGGCATCCTGGAGGCCGACCTGGAGATCAGCCTCGAAGGCTCCCGCCTGACCGTCGCCGGCAAGCGCGAGGAGGAAGCGCCCAAGGAAGGTGAGCGCATCCACCTCTCAGAGCGCAGCCACGGCCGCTTCAGCCGCACCTTCACCCTTCCCGAAGACGTGGAAGGCGAGAAGGTGGTGGCCGAGCTCCGCAACGGCGTCCTGACCCTCATGGTGCCCAAGCGTCCCGAGGTGCGGCCCCGCAAGATCAACGTCAGTTTGGGGTGA
- a CDS encoding NADH-dependent [FeFe] hydrogenase, group A6: MIKLTIDHSEVRVPEGTTVLNAARQAGIRIPSLCYLEGVHVVGGCRVCLVEVEGAKALQASCSMPASEGLRIRTSTPKVRAARRTVMELLLSDHEGDCQTCGRSTDCEFLAVARDLDIRDLHFTGAKHHRLVDESTPALVRDSAKCIMCRRCITVCGELQATGALWAQDRGFECVAAPAFGQNLDRVACVQCGQCAAVCPTAAITERDHIERVWEALGDPTKHVVVQTAPAIRAGLGECFGLPPGTLVTGRMAAALRRLGFDGVFDTNFAADLTILEEGTELLMRLKEALVEQKPVALPQFTSCCPGWIKFAEYFHPDLLPNLSTAKSPQQMFGALAKTYYAQSIGRRPEDIYVVSVMPCTAKKFEAQRPEMNGSGFQDVDAVLTTRELGRMITQSGLDFTALPDEAMDQPLGMSSGAADIFANTGGVMEAALRTVWCVVTGTPFPFEKLHVAPIEGMEGVKEMAITIPDAVPEWAFLKGQTLKVAVAHGLANADRLIEQVQSGEKAYHFIEVMSCSGGCIGGGGQPRFTTNEVRRERMKAIFAEDEGKPVRMSHDNPAIAALYRDFLGVPLGETSHHLLHTHYEPRGVHH, from the coding sequence ATGATCAAGCTCACCATCGACCACAGTGAAGTGAGGGTGCCCGAGGGCACGACGGTGCTCAATGCGGCCAGGCAGGCGGGCATCCGCATTCCGTCCCTCTGCTACCTGGAAGGCGTCCACGTGGTGGGCGGCTGCCGGGTCTGCCTGGTGGAAGTCGAAGGGGCCAAGGCCCTGCAGGCCTCCTGCTCCATGCCGGCCTCGGAGGGCCTGCGGATCCGCACCAGCACGCCCAAGGTGCGGGCCGCCCGCCGCACGGTGATGGAGCTCCTGCTGTCGGACCACGAGGGCGACTGCCAGACCTGCGGGCGCTCCACCGATTGCGAATTCCTGGCGGTGGCGCGGGACCTGGACATCCGCGACCTGCATTTTACGGGCGCCAAGCACCACCGCCTCGTGGACGAAAGCACGCCGGCCCTGGTCCGCGACTCGGCCAAGTGCATCATGTGCCGCCGCTGCATCACCGTCTGCGGCGAGCTCCAGGCCACGGGGGCGCTGTGGGCCCAGGACCGGGGCTTCGAGTGTGTGGCGGCCCCGGCCTTCGGCCAGAACCTCGACCGGGTGGCCTGCGTGCAGTGCGGCCAGTGCGCGGCGGTCTGTCCCACGGCGGCCATCACGGAACGGGACCACATCGAGCGCGTCTGGGAGGCCCTGGGCGACCCCACCAAGCACGTCGTCGTGCAGACGGCCCCCGCCATCCGCGCGGGCCTGGGCGAGTGCTTCGGCCTGCCTCCGGGCACCCTGGTCACGGGCCGCATGGCGGCGGCCCTGCGCCGGCTGGGCTTCGATGGCGTCTTCGACACGAACTTCGCCGCGGATCTCACGATCCTGGAAGAGGGCACCGAGCTGCTCATGCGGCTGAAGGAGGCCCTGGTGGAGCAGAAGCCCGTGGCCCTGCCCCAGTTCACCAGCTGCTGCCCCGGCTGGATCAAGTTCGCGGAGTACTTCCACCCGGACCTGCTGCCGAACCTGTCCACGGCCAAGTCCCCCCAGCAGATGTTCGGGGCCCTGGCCAAGACCTACTACGCCCAGTCCATCGGCCGGCGCCCCGAAGACATCTACGTGGTGTCGGTGATGCCCTGCACGGCCAAGAAATTCGAGGCCCAGCGTCCCGAGATGAACGGCAGCGGCTTCCAGGACGTGGACGCGGTGCTCACCACGCGTGAACTAGGGCGCATGATCACTCAGTCCGGCCTGGATTTCACGGCCCTGCCCGACGAGGCCATGGACCAGCCCCTGGGCATGAGCTCCGGCGCGGCGGACATCTTCGCCAACACCGGCGGCGTCATGGAGGCCGCCCTCCGCACGGTCTGGTGCGTGGTCACCGGCACGCCGTTCCCCTTCGAGAAGCTGCACGTGGCGCCCATCGAGGGGATGGAGGGCGTGAAGGAGATGGCCATCACCATTCCCGACGCGGTGCCCGAGTGGGCCTTCCTGAAGGGGCAGACCCTGAAGGTGGCCGTCGCCCATGGGCTGGCCAACGCCGACCGCCTCATCGAGCAGGTGCAGTCCGGCGAGAAGGCCTACCACTTCATCGAGGTGATGTCGTGCTCCGGCGGGTGCATCGGGGGCGGCGGGCAGCCCCGCTTCACCACCAACGAGGTGCGCCGCGAGCGCATGAAGGCCATCTTCGCCGAGGACGAGGGCAAGCCCGTGCGGATGTCCCACGACAACCCGGCCATCGCGGCCCTCTACCGCGACTTCCTGGGCGTCCCCCTCGGGGAGACGTCCCACCACCTGCTGCACACCCACTACGAGCCGCGGGGCGTCCACCACTGA
- a CDS encoding 1-acyl-sn-glycerol-3-phosphate acyltransferase: protein MISKHGWWLLAAAGLVVLILLRRILRRALRRWSWRHALRTRRELGFRLNPVTVTRKQRLKLDLLADPELRTRIAEQAATSGRDEASLLADVSLYLDEIIPNFNLITTYTFGKSLAGWLLRTCYRVRIGRSAEAALNRIPRDASVVYVMNHRSNADYLLVAFLLANRVSISYAVGEWARVWPLERLFRSFGSFFVRRRFRDPLYHAVLERYVQRAVAQGTTQGIFIEGGLSRDGRLQAPKLGLLDYMLRAGAKDLVFIPVGINYDRVVEDSNLVRESLGKPRRSPLALIRRTSLWLLGLVWRGATRRFHRFGYAVVNFGQPIHARAALEGADLRALDWEARKPLLEAFADSLARAVGEEVPITPVAAVAWTYRSMDDPAPGRAQLRDHLLEVFAAAQARGLPLYLPRGSYQRAFDVGLRVLLLRRILVLEDGHLVLPPHKAPLLDYYAHGVDHLLEKIRTH, encoded by the coding sequence ATGATTTCCAAACATGGATGGTGGCTCCTCGCCGCGGCGGGGCTGGTGGTGCTGATCCTGCTCCGCCGGATCCTCCGCCGGGCCCTGCGCCGCTGGTCCTGGCGCCACGCCCTGCGGACCCGGCGGGAGCTGGGCTTCCGGCTGAACCCGGTCACCGTCACGCGGAAGCAGCGGCTCAAGCTGGACCTGCTGGCCGATCCCGAGCTCCGGACGCGGATCGCGGAACAGGCCGCGACCTCGGGTCGGGACGAGGCCAGCCTGCTGGCCGACGTGAGCCTCTACCTCGACGAGATCATCCCCAATTTCAACCTCATCACCACCTACACGTTCGGCAAGAGCCTCGCGGGCTGGCTGCTGCGCACCTGCTACCGCGTGCGCATCGGCCGCAGCGCCGAGGCCGCCCTGAACCGCATCCCCCGAGACGCGTCCGTGGTCTATGTGATGAACCACCGCAGCAACGCGGACTACCTGCTGGTGGCCTTCCTGCTGGCCAACCGCGTGTCCATCTCCTACGCCGTGGGCGAGTGGGCGCGGGTCTGGCCGCTGGAGCGCCTCTTCCGCAGCTTCGGGTCCTTCTTCGTGCGACGGCGCTTCCGCGATCCGCTCTACCACGCCGTGCTGGAGCGCTACGTGCAGCGGGCCGTGGCCCAGGGCACCACCCAGGGCATCTTCATCGAAGGTGGCCTCAGCCGCGATGGGCGGCTGCAGGCCCCCAAGCTGGGCCTGCTGGACTACATGCTCCGCGCCGGCGCGAAGGATCTGGTCTTCATTCCCGTGGGCATCAACTACGACCGGGTGGTGGAGGACAGCAACCTGGTGCGCGAGTCCCTGGGCAAGCCGCGGCGCAGCCCCCTGGCGCTCATCCGGCGGACCTCCCTCTGGCTGCTGGGCCTGGTCTGGCGCGGCGCCACCCGCCGCTTCCACCGCTTCGGCTACGCGGTGGTGAACTTCGGCCAGCCCATCCATGCCCGGGCCGCGCTGGAAGGCGCCGACCTGCGCGCCCTGGACTGGGAAGCCCGGAAACCTCTGCTGGAGGCCTTCGCCGATTCCCTGGCCCGGGCCGTGGGCGAGGAGGTGCCCATCACGCCCGTGGCGGCCGTCGCCTGGACCTATCGCAGCATGGACGATCCCGCCCCGGGCCGGGCTCAGCTGCGCGACCACCTGCTCGAGGTGTTCGCGGCCGCCCAGGCGCGGGGCCTGCCGCTCTATCTGCCCCGGGGCTCGTACCAGCGGGCCTTCGACGTGGGCCTGCGCGTGCTCCTCCTGCGGCGCATCCTCGTGCTGGAGGACGGCCACCTGGTGCTGCCACCCCACAAGGCGCCCCTGCTGGACTACTACGCCCATGGCGTGGACCACCTGCTGGAAAAGATCCGGACGCACTAG
- a CDS encoding FG-GAP repeat domain-containing protein, protein MTIRTRLLLGSIGILALLGCSSSDSYGPSSSYLVNAIAVADIDANGLPDILGLVSTEVGGASTQGYVSTRLQSSAGAFVLPTRFGVGRGPANLVVQDVNGDGRPDLVVANADDQTVSVRLADPAKAGFFLPAILLPTPGRTPLDVAVGDLNGDGRMDIVVAASGANSVLVFTQTATGTFNPPVAYAVGGDAQAVTVADLDGNGLADIAVATTANAVSVLLQTSAGTFAPAVDYATGIQPVAIRAADVDGDGKLDLLTANFGAATNPDGQGLSVLIQGAPGTFAAPVHYATAYRAVALAVGDLNGDGKPDIAVACEGLPGDPGAVSVFLQTPPAAATPGVFLAAVNYRGTWGPMGVAIADMDGDGHPDLVLADGDIVVRLNSGTTPGTFGPPNFFYN, encoded by the coding sequence ATGACCATCCGCACCCGGCTTCTCCTCGGATCCATCGGCATCCTCGCCCTGCTGGGCTGCTCCAGTTCGGACAGCTACGGCCCCTCCTCCAGCTACCTGGTGAACGCCATCGCCGTGGCGGACATCGATGCCAACGGGCTGCCCGACATCCTCGGCCTGGTGTCCACCGAGGTTGGCGGTGCCTCCACCCAGGGCTATGTGTCCACGCGGCTCCAGTCCTCGGCGGGCGCCTTCGTGTTGCCCACCCGCTTCGGCGTGGGGAGGGGTCCCGCCAACCTGGTGGTGCAGGACGTCAATGGCGATGGGCGGCCGGATCTCGTGGTGGCCAATGCCGATGACCAGACCGTCAGCGTGCGGCTGGCCGACCCCGCCAAGGCGGGCTTCTTCCTGCCGGCCATCCTGCTCCCGACGCCCGGTCGGACCCCTCTGGACGTGGCCGTGGGCGACTTGAACGGCGACGGCCGGATGGACATCGTCGTGGCCGCCAGTGGCGCCAACAGTGTGCTGGTCTTCACCCAGACCGCGACGGGCACCTTCAATCCGCCGGTGGCCTACGCCGTGGGGGGCGATGCCCAGGCCGTGACGGTGGCGGATCTCGACGGGAACGGCCTGGCCGACATCGCCGTGGCCACCACCGCCAATGCGGTCTCCGTGCTCCTCCAGACCAGTGCCGGGACCTTCGCTCCAGCCGTGGACTACGCCACGGGCATCCAGCCGGTCGCCATCCGGGCCGCGGACGTCGACGGCGACGGCAAGCTCGACCTGCTCACCGCCAACTTCGGCGCGGCCACGAACCCCGACGGCCAGGGCCTGAGCGTGCTGATCCAGGGCGCGCCCGGCACCTTCGCCGCGCCGGTGCACTACGCCACCGCCTACCGGGCCGTGGCCCTGGCCGTGGGTGATCTCAACGGCGACGGCAAGCCCGACATCGCCGTGGCCTGTGAGGGCCTGCCGGGCGATCCCGGCGCCGTGTCCGTCTTCCTCCAGACCCCGCCGGCCGCCGCCACGCCCGGCGTCTTCCTGGCCGCCGTCAACTACCGCGGCACCTGGGGCCCCATGGGCGTGGCCATTGCCGACATGGATGGGGACGGCCACCCGGACCTGGTGCTGGCCGATGGCGACATCGTGGTGCGCCTCAACAGCGGCACCACGCCGGGCACCTTCGGGCCACCGAACTTCTTCTACAACTGA
- a CDS encoding S1C family serine protease, with the protein MRRSMLIVGLLLAGILAGWCGHALTPSLAKPRAVEPRGALPEWEQVPIRRFKEAAPSVVYITTTEERSRDFFGLDVVEVPAGSGTGFIWDDQGHVVTNFHVIQGAARAYITLADGSRHEAAYVGGAPDKDLAVLLLAKTPPKLRPIPIGTSADLQVGQTVLAIGNPFGLDQTLTTGVVSALGREIQSVTRRRIAGVIQTDAAINPGNSGGPLLDSAGRLIGVNTAIQSPSGASAGIGFAVPVDTVNRVVPQLIARGRLERPDLGFEPVAPRLVERAFGPQKGVMVGRVVRGGAAAKAGLQGVGAEGRRVLPGDLVQGVNGRPVEDWDALLDAVEALPLGGTVDLEVLREGRKLRIPLRLEAARD; encoded by the coding sequence ATGCGACGGAGCATGCTGATCGTCGGTTTGCTGCTGGCGGGCATCCTCGCCGGCTGGTGCGGCCACGCGCTCACCCCCAGCCTGGCGAAGCCGCGGGCGGTGGAGCCCCGCGGCGCCCTCCCCGAGTGGGAGCAGGTGCCCATCCGGCGCTTCAAGGAGGCCGCTCCCAGCGTGGTCTACATCACCACCACGGAAGAACGGAGCCGCGACTTCTTCGGCCTCGACGTGGTGGAGGTGCCCGCGGGTTCCGGCACCGGCTTCATCTGGGATGACCAGGGGCATGTGGTCACCAATTTCCACGTCATCCAGGGCGCGGCGCGGGCCTACATCACTCTGGCGGACGGTAGCCGCCACGAGGCCGCCTACGTGGGCGGCGCACCGGACAAGGACCTGGCGGTGCTGCTGCTGGCCAAGACGCCCCCGAAGCTGCGGCCCATCCCCATCGGCACCAGCGCCGACCTGCAGGTGGGCCAGACCGTGCTGGCCATCGGCAATCCCTTCGGTCTGGACCAGACCCTCACCACCGGCGTGGTTTCAGCGCTCGGCCGGGAGATCCAGAGCGTCACGCGGCGGCGCATCGCCGGCGTCATCCAGACCGATGCGGCCATCAACCCCGGCAACAGCGGCGGTCCGCTGCTGGACAGCGCCGGGCGCCTCATCGGCGTGAACACCGCCATCCAGAGCCCCAGCGGCGCCAGCGCCGGCATCGGCTTCGCGGTGCCCGTGGACACCGTCAACCGCGTGGTGCCCCAGCTCATCGCCCGGGGCCGCCTGGAGCGGCCGGACCTGGGCTTCGAGCCCGTGGCCCCGCGCCTCGTGGAGCGGGCCTTCGGTCCCCAGAAAGGCGTGATGGTGGGCCGGGTGGTCCGCGGCGGGGCCGCCGCCAAGGCCGGACTCCAGGGTGTGGGCGCCGAGGGGCGCCGCGTCCTCCCGGGCGACCTCGTCCAGGGCGTCAACGGCCGGCCGGTGGAGGACTGGGATGCGCTCCTGGATGCCGTCGAGGCCCTGCCCCTGGGCGGCACCGTGGACCTGGAGGTGCTGCGCGAGGGCCGGAAGCTCCGGATCCCGCTCCGCCTTGAGGCGGCGAGAGACTAG
- a CDS encoding efflux RND transporter periplasmic adaptor subunit — MKRKRWYVLGAATLLLASLGGWKVFGRGGDVEILYTVEPIKRQDIKDSVTANGEIQALSRVNVGTTVTGEIKAIHVKDGQMVKAGDLLVTLDQERFRQDLNRAELSLRMARQDQDTAEATFRKVSGAFRRQQALFDQGLISLDQHQEAKLANDNADITLQRAKVAVQQAQSQVALAQDALDKTELRAPMAGRITGLKAEKGETAIAGQTNIASAILMVISDMSQLLAECKISELEVAKLKLGQPAEIQVDAIPGMVFQGCVVNVATSSDRLPNQSSTSNQEAQNYKVRIQLAGRAEDLDRLRPGMSARVAVLANEVKQVVAVPLQAILEREDRSGGLGLMARSRSTVYVLKGDAAEERVLRLGATTRRAAEVLEGLKEGEQIISGPPKGLGALAQGRKVKLAKATEGPGAAK; from the coding sequence ATGAAACGAAAGAGATGGTATGTCCTCGGTGCAGCCACACTTCTGCTGGCAAGTCTCGGCGGCTGGAAGGTCTTCGGCCGCGGCGGTGACGTCGAGATCCTCTACACCGTCGAGCCCATCAAGCGCCAGGACATCAAGGACAGCGTCACCGCCAACGGCGAGATCCAGGCCCTGAGCCGCGTGAACGTCGGCACCACCGTCACGGGCGAGATCAAGGCCATCCACGTCAAGGACGGCCAGATGGTGAAGGCCGGCGACCTGCTGGTCACGCTCGACCAGGAGCGCTTCAGGCAGGACCTCAACCGTGCCGAACTGAGCCTCCGCATGGCGCGGCAGGACCAGGACACCGCCGAGGCGACGTTCCGCAAGGTGTCGGGCGCCTTCCGGCGCCAGCAGGCCCTGTTCGACCAGGGGCTCATCTCTCTGGATCAGCACCAGGAGGCGAAGCTGGCCAATGACAACGCCGACATCACCCTCCAGCGGGCCAAGGTGGCGGTGCAGCAGGCCCAGTCCCAGGTGGCCCTGGCCCAGGACGCGCTCGACAAGACCGAGCTGCGCGCGCCCATGGCGGGGCGGATCACTGGGCTGAAGGCCGAGAAGGGCGAGACCGCCATCGCCGGCCAGACCAACATCGCCAGCGCCATCCTGATGGTCATCTCGGACATGTCGCAGCTCCTGGCGGAGTGCAAGATCAGCGAGCTGGAGGTGGCCAAGCTCAAGCTGGGCCAGCCCGCGGAGATCCAGGTCGACGCCATTCCCGGCATGGTCTTCCAGGGCTGCGTCGTGAACGTGGCCACCAGCTCCGACCGGCTCCCGAACCAGTCGTCTACCTCCAACCAGGAAGCCCAGAACTACAAGGTTCGCATCCAGCTGGCTGGCCGGGCCGAGGACCTGGACCGGCTGCGCCCGGGCATGAGCGCCCGGGTGGCAGTGCTGGCCAACGAGGTGAAGCAGGTGGTGGCGGTGCCGCTGCAGGCCATCCTGGAGCGCGAGGACCGCAGCGGAGGCCTGGGGCTCATGGCCCGCAGCCGCAGCACCGTCTACGTGCTCAAGGGGGATGCGGCCGAGGAGCGCGTCCTGCGCCTGGGCGCCACCACCCGCCGGGCCGCGGAGGTGCTGGAAGGTCTCAAAGAGGGTGAGCAGATCATCAGCGGCCCCCCCAAGGGCCTAGGCGCCTTGGCCCAGGGCAGGAAGGTCAAGCTGGCCAAGGCCACCGAGGGTCCGGGAGCCGCCAAGTGA
- a CDS encoding acyclic terpene utilization AtuA family protein produces MSKLVRIANGQGFWGDSIDAPVRLVEAGGIDYLTLDYLAEVTLSIMQKQRRKDPQLGYATDFVDLMKRVLPQLKAKGIRVVANAGGVNPEACRTAVLEVAKQLGVTGLKIATVTGDDVLARLPEFQAQGLKLANMDTDEGLFDAPREILSANVYLQTQAMVEALETGADIVLTGRCTDPGLTLAPLIHEFQWAADDWDRLAAGTVAGHILECGAQSTGGNFTRWWEVPELWNVGYPIAECSEDGSFVVTKHAGTGGMVTVDTVSEQLVYEMGDPRHYITPDVVADFTSIHLEQAGPDRVRVSGIQGRPRTPFLKVSGAYLKGYKATGQLTLSGPRALEKARLCADIVWKRLQAAGFEYEHTDAEFLGASTVHAGIAPVPADPAEIVLRLSVKDPDRRKVERFGREIAPLVTAGPAGVTGFAGGRPKAQEIVAYWPALLPRELVTWGVTVEEI; encoded by the coding sequence ATGTCCAAGCTCGTCCGCATCGCCAATGGCCAAGGCTTCTGGGGCGACAGCATCGATGCCCCGGTGCGCCTGGTGGAGGCCGGGGGCATCGACTACCTGACCCTGGACTACCTGGCGGAGGTCACCCTCTCCATCATGCAGAAGCAGCGGCGCAAGGATCCCCAGCTGGGCTACGCGACGGATTTCGTGGACCTCATGAAGCGGGTGCTCCCCCAGCTCAAGGCCAAGGGCATCCGCGTGGTGGCCAATGCCGGCGGCGTGAACCCCGAAGCCTGCCGGACGGCGGTGCTGGAAGTGGCGAAGCAGCTCGGCGTCACCGGCCTGAAGATCGCCACGGTGACCGGCGATGACGTGCTGGCGCGCCTGCCCGAGTTCCAGGCCCAGGGCCTGAAGTTGGCGAACATGGACACGGACGAGGGCCTCTTCGATGCGCCGCGCGAGATCCTCAGCGCCAACGTCTACCTCCAGACCCAGGCCATGGTGGAGGCGCTGGAGACCGGCGCCGACATCGTGCTCACCGGCCGCTGCACGGATCCGGGTCTCACCCTGGCGCCCCTGATCCACGAGTTCCAGTGGGCAGCCGACGACTGGGACCGGCTCGCCGCCGGCACCGTGGCCGGGCACATCCTCGAGTGCGGTGCCCAGAGCACCGGGGGCAACTTCACCCGCTGGTGGGAGGTGCCCGAGCTCTGGAACGTGGGCTATCCCATTGCCGAGTGCTCGGAGGATGGCTCCTTCGTGGTGACCAAGCATGCGGGTACCGGCGGCATGGTCACGGTGGACACCGTGAGCGAGCAGCTGGTCTACGAGATGGGGGATCCGCGCCACTACATCACGCCGGACGTGGTGGCCGATTTCACCTCCATCCACCTCGAACAGGCCGGACCCGACCGGGTCCGCGTGAGCGGCATCCAGGGCCGGCCCCGAACGCCCTTCCTCAAGGTGAGCGGCGCCTACCTGAAGGGCTACAAGGCCACCGGCCAGCTGACGCTCAGCGGCCCCCGGGCCCTCGAAAAGGCCCGGCTCTGCGCCGACATCGTCTGGAAGCGCCTGCAGGCTGCGGGGTTCGAATACGAGCACACCGATGCCGAGTTCCTGGGCGCCAGCACGGTCCATGCGGGCATCGCCCCGGTTCCGGCGGATCCCGCCGAGATCGTGCTGCGTCTCAGCGTGAAGGATCCGGATCGTCGGAAGGTCGAGCGCTTCGGCCGGGAGATCGCGCCCCTGGTGACGGCGGGCCCGGCGGGCGTCACAGGATTCGCCGGGGGGCGTCCAAAGGCCCAGGAGATCGTGGCCTACTGGCCCGCCCTGCTGCCCCGGGAACTCGTCACATGGGGCGTGACAGTCGAGGAAATCTGA
- a CDS encoding ABC transporter permease has product MISWSGPAREQLHAALGSIWAHRMRSVLTTLGIIIGVASVITVVNLTKSLEARIMADVNKEGSLTFFLSPGMSQQAWRQGKKIRRQPLNDETIRDLKEMVPELRLASPDTYIWGRNMAKAGDVTRRIYMHAIGEEGLDLANLELAEGRAFTATDRSTRAPVVILGSKIASELGLEHGIDRTFTINGQTAEIVGILKKQGDIPMVPQDDEAIWGTDNEVFIPFGSFKEFMQPWMLDNISYRLQMDPKMSLAEAEELLRSSLRRSRGLRGDDPDNFDLTTNKKQVEMVEKLTGSLMLAAGGMVSISLLVGGIGVMNIMLVSVTERTREIGIRKALGARRRNILMQFLIEAMVLCLVGGVIGLALGLSLGSLLSQMLLKHLGSVPTWAIGAAFLVPAIVGLTFGLYPAAKASKLDPIEALRYE; this is encoded by the coding sequence GTGATCTCCTGGTCGGGCCCGGCACGGGAGCAGCTCCACGCGGCCCTGGGCAGCATCTGGGCCCACCGCATGCGATCCGTGCTGACCACGCTGGGCATCATCATCGGCGTGGCCTCGGTCATCACGGTGGTGAACCTCACCAAGAGCCTTGAGGCCCGCATCATGGCGGACGTGAACAAGGAGGGCAGCCTCACCTTCTTCCTCAGCCCCGGAATGTCCCAGCAGGCCTGGCGGCAGGGCAAGAAGATCCGGCGGCAGCCCCTCAACGACGAGACCATCCGCGACCTGAAGGAGATGGTGCCCGAGCTTCGCCTGGCCTCGCCCGATACCTACATCTGGGGCCGCAACATGGCCAAGGCCGGGGACGTCACCCGCCGGATCTACATGCATGCCATCGGGGAAGAGGGGCTGGACCTGGCCAACCTCGAACTCGCCGAGGGTCGCGCCTTCACCGCCACCGACCGCAGCACCCGCGCCCCGGTGGTGATCCTTGGCTCCAAGATCGCCAGCGAGCTGGGGCTGGAGCATGGCATCGACCGGACCTTCACCATCAACGGGCAGACCGCGGAGATTGTGGGGATCCTCAAGAAGCAGGGCGACATTCCCATGGTCCCCCAGGATGACGAGGCCATATGGGGCACGGACAACGAGGTGTTCATCCCCTTCGGCAGCTTCAAGGAGTTCATGCAGCCCTGGATGCTGGACAACATCAGCTATCGGCTGCAGATGGACCCGAAGATGTCGCTGGCCGAGGCGGAGGAGCTGCTCCGGTCCAGCCTCCGGCGGTCCCGGGGCCTCCGCGGCGACGACCCCGACAACTTCGACCTCACCACTAACAAGAAGCAGGTAGAGATGGTGGAGAAGCTGACCGGCAGCCTCATGCTCGCGGCCGGCGGCATGGTCTCCATCAGCCTGCTGGTGGGCGGCATCGGCGTCATGAACATCATGCTGGTGAGCGTCACCGAGCGCACCCGTGAGATCGGCATCCGCAAGGCCCTGGGCGCGCGGCGCCGGAACATCCTCATGCAGTTCCTCATCGAGGCCATGGTGCTCTGCCTGGTGGGCGGCGTGATCGGCCTGGCCCTGGGCCTGAGCCTCGGCAGCCTCCTCAGCCAGATGCTCCTGAAGCACCTGGGCAGCGTCCCCACTTGGGCCATCGGCGCCGCCTTCCTCGTGCCCGCCATCGTGGGTCTCACCTTCGGTCTCTACCCCGCCGCCAAGGCCAGCAAGCTGGATCCGATCGAGGCGCTCCGCTACGAGTAG